A window from Cryobacterium sp. SO1 encodes these proteins:
- a CDS encoding response regulator transcription factor has translation MISVVLADDQSLIRTAVAELVSHEEGFRVAGQAGNGREAVQVVRETRPDIVLMDIRMPVMDGIQATAAICADPALAATRIIVLTTFEEDEYVLQALRAGASGFVGKGTEAQDLMNAIRIVHGGDALLSPRATRALIDRYTAPAVPATLEAPAALALLTERELEILLLVGRGHGNGAIADELVISPHTAKTHVNRMMTKLGAHDRAQLVIIAYESGLLVPGAHP, from the coding sequence ATGATCTCCGTAGTCCTCGCCGACGACCAGTCCCTGATCCGCACCGCCGTGGCCGAGCTGGTCTCGCACGAGGAGGGATTCCGCGTGGCCGGCCAGGCCGGCAACGGTCGTGAGGCCGTGCAGGTGGTGCGCGAGACGCGGCCGGACATCGTGCTGATGGACATCCGGATGCCGGTGATGGACGGCATCCAGGCGACCGCGGCGATCTGCGCCGACCCGGCGCTGGCGGCGACCCGCATCATCGTGCTCACCACGTTCGAGGAGGACGAGTACGTGCTGCAGGCGCTGCGAGCCGGCGCCAGCGGGTTCGTCGGCAAGGGCACCGAGGCGCAGGACCTGATGAACGCCATCCGCATCGTGCACGGCGGCGACGCCCTGCTCTCGCCGCGCGCCACCAGGGCCCTGATCGACCGCTACACCGCACCCGCCGTGCCTGCCACGCTCGAGGCTCCCGCCGCCCTGGCGCTGCTCACCGAGCGGGAGCTGGAGATCCTGCTGCTCGTGGGCCGCGGCCACGGTAACGGCGCCATCGCCGACGAGTTGGTGATCTCCCCGCACACCGCCAAGACCCACGTGAACCGCATGATGACCAAGCTCGGCGCGCACGACCGCGCCCAGCTGGTGATCATCGCCTACGAATCGGGCCTGCTGGTGCCCGGCGCCCACCCCTGA